Proteins from a single region of Nerophis ophidion isolate RoL-2023_Sa linkage group LG10, RoL_Noph_v1.0, whole genome shotgun sequence:
- the LOC133560190 gene encoding uncharacterized protein LOC133560190 — MNGGQQNCSEMSTEASTHGPADGVLTLEKIQQNIKDFFVQRGLLGEAVRSSQENKNTLLSLKDKERDDKINSIIKSIVEKSSGDIAKLRQLITHWDAEERATSDCNIDTASYGVVTQQKIKKYLKDFFSQRIIYAEREEEDLCSGATSAIGIFARAPAVITKKAQDSDTLDPEEEDDTGIFEEELSAYTDEQYINPDTFDDLQTEETSTFSQTLDGSLSPSEEADLGSPSTSPTTILDQAKHLLLNVINPVVETIDTASKTIVEKMKSTLMSPDENKTSEEEEPCNSEMESICSPSSTRTQSSRASTIMSDSKYERDSDILDQEAEEDTCNYPDFLEGSIEYQQRDAGAADIKLLQSLNFPSGLEEPTHTPCNYLETFSTESIESISKAHNLACTENSRLNEQVAGAVCLPDLLECGSTQDSVSTGYMSPENMDAGWLSSEEGAFNKLNSPEVWQPPSPPSVAIADSKIMSPKGWSTEQPLFDTTVDYVKSLEDWVERRPSSEATVESDFTSENWVTKRPSSEAEEYAKFESSEDRVAKKLSSVAPADSDLYSPEDWVTKRPSETLANADCKSPMDYVPKRSSSVAGVDEICKSPEEWIARRPSESLANADCKSPEDYVPKRSSSVAVVDAVCTSPEDWITRRPSSESGAYADPLSPADQVTKRPSSVAMLDAELKLHEVSTVKRSSTEAGAYVELKSPEDWLTQSPSVAEVEAGRKFSEGCESRRSSSKAVVDTPKLSEGRGFSRSSSKEPEDMDKKVSEDSVGKNILSDTTDLEETPSLELHTRTSLWKRWLIRRPRKIHPLLEDCPGTILDCIGAKPAIRPIFKKVKSMWKTHYGRRKSKRVKTKSDRKGERTPYPIILENKTEEDLSYSFDSSKVSVTLPLSDSSTNEDLSTDEQSSHFVEDAHDMTSFFENMFKKEFSKQLEKSLKRSLFNVVNDSIPEKGSSAHRDKSNVRRSRP, encoded by the exons ATGAACGGAGGTCAACAGAATTGCTCCGAGATGAGCACGGAGGCTTCCACACACGGGCCAGCAGATGGCGTCCTTACCCTTGAGAAGATTCAACAGAACATTAAAGATTTTTTTGTACAACGTGGGCTGTTAGGTGAAGCTGTGAGAAGTTCTCAGGAGAACAAG AATACACTTTTAAGCCTGAAAGACAAAGAAAGGGATGACAAGATCAACAGTATCATCAAAAGCATTGTGGAGAAAAGCAGTGGCGACATCGCCAAGTTGCGGCAGCTCATCACTCACTGGGACGCCGAAGAGCGGGCCACGTCGGACTGTAACATAGACACAGCATCGTATGGCGTCGTCACCCAGCAGAAGATCAAGAAATACCTCAAGGATTTTTTCTCTCAGCGCATCATATACGCCGAACGAGAGGAAGAAGACTTGTGTTCCGGCGCCACTTCAGCAATAGGAATATTTGCAAGGGCGCCCGCCGTGATTACCAAGAAAGCACAAGACTCCGATACTTTGGACCCTGAGGAAGAGGACGACACTGGAATCTTTGAGGAGGAGCTGAGCGCCtacacagatgagcaatataTTAATCCAGATACCTTTGATGACCTGCAGACAGAAGAGACTTCCACGTTTTCCCAAACATTAGATGGTTCACTTTCTCCATCTGAAGAGGCAGACTTGGGTTCTCCTTCCACCTCACCCACTACCATCCTCGACCAGGCTAAGCATTTGCTATTAAATGTGATTAACCCTGTTGTTGAGACCATCGACACTGCAAGCAAAACAATAGTAGAAAAAATGAAATCTACCTTAATGTCTCCTGATGAGAATAAAACCAGCGAAGAGGAAGAGCCTTGTAACTCTGAGATGGAATCTATTTGCAGCCCTTCCTCTACACGGACTCAAAGCTCACGTGCTTCAACCATCATGAGTGACAGCAAATATGAGAGAGACTCAGACATCTTAGATCAAGAGGCAGAAGAGGATACTTGTAATTATCCTGACTTTTTGGAAGGGTCAATTGAATATCAACAGAGGGATGCAGGAGCAGCTGACATAAAATTACTACAGTCTCTAAATTTTCCCAGCGGATTAGAGGAACCTACACATACCCCGTGTAATTACCTCGAAACGTTTTCAACAGAATCCATCGAGAGCATCAGTAAAGCACATAACTTGGCTTGCACGGAAAACAGTAGACTCAATGAGCAGGTTGCCGGTGCAGTATGTTTGCCAGATCTGCTGGAGTGTGGTTCCACCCAAGACTCTGTTTCTACTGGCTACATGTCGCCAGAAAACATGGATGCAGGGTGGCTTTCATCAGAAGAGGGTGCATTTAATAAACTCAATTCACCAGAAGTCTGGCAACCGCCGAGTCCTCCATCAGTTGCTATAGCAGATAGTAAAATTATGTCTCCAAAAGGTTGGTCCACAGAGCAGCCTTTATTTGACACAACAGTAGATTATGTTAAATCACTAGAAGACTGGGTGGAAAGGAGGCCTTCTTCTGAGGCAACAGTAGAGAGTGATTTTACCTCAGAGAATTGGGTAACAAAGAGACCTTCATCAGAAGCTGAGGAATATGCTAAATTTGAGTCATCAGAAGATCGGGTTGCAAAGAAGCTTTCATCGGTTGCACCAGCTGATAGTGATCTTTACTCACCTGAGGACTGGGTCACAAAGAGGCCATCAGAAACATTAGCAAATGCTGATTGCAAGTCCCCAATGGACTATGTCCCAAAGAGGTCTTCATCGGTTGCTGGAGTAGATGAGATCTGCAAGTCTCCAGAAGAATGGATCGCAAGGAGGCCTTCGGAATCATTGGCAAATGCTGATTGTAAGTCCCCAGAGGACTATGTACCAAAGAGGTCTTCATCGGTTGCTGTAGTAGATGCGGTCTGTACGTCTCCAGAAGACTGGATCACAAGAAGGCCTTCATCCGAATCAGGAGCATATGCTGATCCCCTATCTCCAGCAGACCAGGTAACAAAGAGGCCTTCATCAGTTGCAATGTTAGATGCTGAACTTAAATTGCATGAAGTCAGTACAGTCAAGAGGTCTTCAACAGAAGCAGGTGCATATGTTGAACTCAAGTCACCAGAAGACTGGCTCACTCAGAGTCCATCAGTTGCAGAAGTAGAGGCTGGACGCAAATTTTCTGAAGGCTGCGAGTCGAGGAGGTCTTCATCAAAAGCGGTTGTAGACACCCCTAAGTTGTCAGAAGGCAGGGGATTCAGCAGGTCTTCATCTAAAGAGCCCGAAGATATGGACAAGAAAGTGTCAGAGGACAGCGTTGGCAAGAATATTTTATCTGATACGACAGACCTTGAAGAGACACCATCTCTAGAACTTCACACCAGGACATCCCTTTGGAAGAGGTGGCTCATAAGACGGCCGCGAAAGATACACCCACTTCTAGAGGACTGTCCTGGTACTATCCTGGACTGTATAGGAGCCAAACCAGCTATCAGGCCAATTTTCAAAAAAGTCAAATCCATGTGGAAGACCCACTATGGCAGAAGGAAAAGTAAGAGGGTGAAAACAAAGAGCGACAGAAAAGGCGAGAGAACACCATATCCAATCATTttagaaaacaaaacagaagaagaCTTGTCTTATTCTTTTGACTCGTCCAAAGTGTCAGTGACGTTACCACTGAGCGATAGCAGCACCAATGAAGATTTAAGCACTGACGAACAATCTTCACATTTTGTGGAGGATGCACATGACATGACAAGTTTCTTTGAAAACATGTTTAAGAAGGAGTTTTCCAAACAGTTAGAGAAGTCCCTTAAAAGGAGTCTCTTTAATGTAGTCAATGATTCCATTCCCGAAAAAGGATCATCGGCACATCGAGACAAATCAAACGTTCGGCGTAGCCGACCTTAA